tacaaaaataaggCAATGGTGATAGTAACATACTTAACTGGGATGATAAATGAGAAAACCAAATGCTATtagaaaacagatgaaaacagaagaaatcaGGTGAATAGACCAGGGAGCACGAATGAGCAAAGTAAAATACGTTAAAGAGCCAGGgctttgatgtgtttagtttttatattataaataaaaaatatttacaagctTAACACTATCTGACATGTTTGCATAATAGTTCTATTTTTGTTCCTCCAAGCAGCATTTTAGTTAACAAAATAGCAACCAAACTGACCAGAAAATAACAATATAACAATATATAACatgaaataaatccaaaaaaataataatttaaattacatttaaattgaattaaatgttGAGGATTTAATCAATGTAAAAGTCAAGTAATTCAGTAAGTCTCAATGTACTTTATTTTCCaactcaaatatttaaatacgattttcaagtcattttgctGCAAAATGTGTGAATATAGTTAGACCGGTAATCAAAATGTTATTACACACAAATTCTACCTATTTTGCTGCATTAACACACCAAATGTTACCATGTGTTAAACACAGTTATTACATGCTTTGAAAGAAACTACACACGGATtattctgccccccccccccccccccccccccccacaaaaaaagCTTCACAGTATTTGCATAAGAGTGGATGTTACAGATCTCTACGACTCTCAACTATCTTGATCACTTTCACTTCCGGTGTCACCAGTCAGAGGTCGTACCACTGCTCCGGCAAGCGATTGGCTGACTGCTAATGTTGTGAAACTTCATTGGACAGGTGAACTCACGCCTTTCCGTCCATCTGAAAAGAACACAACAGACGACAAGGTCAGAAATATAccttaaaaaatatgtaaaatgtgtttttttaaagcagtaacATGCCTAGAAAATGTATCATGTTAGCAGACAACCATTAAGCTCCTTAAACCAAAGCTAATAGTGTAAGAGGTTATTTGACATTGATCAGGTGCTCGCAGCTGCAGCTTTTTATACCATGTGTCATTATCACGTTTATTTTGTTTACTAGTGGTGCATTAGTCACATAATATTGTAACATGTTTATAGAGTTGAGATAATGAAGTAGTTTGATGACTCGGCCCTCCACAAAGCTAAAGTAGCTAACCTACTCACAACAATGCTATCTATCAAACACAGCATAGAGTCTCTGCTGCTGGCTGTGGACATGCTCAGCCCTGTACGTGTTAGGAAAGTGAAGTTATTTCGTTTTAATGAGACGAAATGTGAGCTTTGATTCAAAGTTTTACTCCATCCGggttattttatcatttaattgaAGTGTGTGAAAGAATACTGTGTTGCTGTTTGCTGTCATGTCATCAAACACCTACACCTGTGGAGGGTGTCAGCCTGCAGGAGAAAACACCCACTAACATTTACTATATTAATAAAACACTTGGTTgaaattgttttaattattgtttctgtctttaggATCAGATATTCTAAACGTTCTTATGTAAATTGTGACTACACGTGTGATTATTTGTTCCATACCTGTTAGTATAACTCTCTCACTCCTATATCAAGTTCACCCcgtcttgtgtgttttcatcacatctgttttttttttttttaatttttatgtcGCCCGCCTCAGGTTATCCATGTGCGTGTGATCCGGTGCAACAGAAAAGCATGCTGACTGCACGGAGGGCCTGTGCGGCGATGTCTGCTGGACGCCTTGTCGGAGCTTCTGTCTCCTCAGCACGCACACTCCGCTCTCTGATCCACACCTCTGTACCGTCTCAGGACCGGGTCGACCTGCACTCCGATTGGGCCAGTCTGGCTAAGAAACAGCTGAAGGGGAAGAATCCAGAGGACCTGATATGGCGCACACCCGAGGGAATCAACATCAAGCCGGTGTACACTGACGCAGACTCGGCTGGCAGGGCAGATGAACTGCCTGGAGTGTTCCCCTACACTAGGGGGCCCTATCCCACCATGTACACCTACAGACCCTGGACTATCAGACAGTACGCTGGCTTTAGCACTGTGGAGGAGAGCAACAAGTTCTATAAGGATAACATTAAAGGTACATTTGTTTCACTCTTTATGTAGTTATTTCTAATCTGATTTGAAATGTAAGCCAAACTCTCACACATCAACGTCTTCACCACTTCATTTCTATCGTGCAGTTACATTTTGCAACCCTGCAGTGAGTTGATAAGTCATGGGACGGTAGATATACAGGAGCTCACTTTACTTgaagtgcactttttttttaagagagtaTATTAGAAATCCCAAACTTGAGCAGCACTCCGTCAACACTGCATTGTCGAACTCAAAGCTACTCACTGAATTACATGGTGTGTTGGGAAAACGAGTTACAATAGAAGGGAAGTTTAATAGAACTTGTAGAAGGTCAGAACTGTGGGTAATGTGCATATTCTGGACACGTGAGTGTGCAGTGAGGAATTTTAACCTTTTTCAAGGTCACCACAGCTTGCAGGGGCCCGACACAAACATTTGGTGTTCTAATCTGAAGTTGTTGAATCTCAATGATGACTATTCATTTTGTTTACTGCCTGATAATCAtgctgtattcttttttttttggtttgaggCAGCAGACCAGTAAAAGTAACGGCGTGCATAAGTGGCAGCAGTACAAACGTCTCTAAAAATAAGACTACTATGCTGATGCCGTAAAGAGTGCATGGACCTGGATCATACCTCCATTTGTTCAGTCTTACATTTTGCTCCACTTTGTTGACGTTATTATCATATGTTTGATTCATCCAGTAAACATCAAGCTTAAATAGAAGTCAACGTGTGCCTACGATGTTCACTATTAAGTAATGGTTAAAGACAAGTGGGCTaaggatttaaaatgtaatccttTGTGCTGTTGTTATTCTCAGGCTGTTTTGTACTCATAAACTTTGATTTACTTTGACTATTATTTGCCCGTTTaaagctctcttttttttttagctccaatTTAAGACTTCCTCTGACACATGTATCTCCATTCCTCCACGAGCTCTGATTCACTCTCCGCTCTCATTGgctcattccttttttttttaagctggaCAACAGGGTCTCTCCGTGGCCTTTGACCTCCCGACTCACCGCGGCTATGACTCAGACAACCCACGAGTCCACGGCGACGTTGGCATGGCCGGGGTTGCTATAGACACGGTTGAAGACATGAAGATGCTTTTTGACGGGATCCCACTGGAAAAGATGTCTGTTTCAATGACAATGAACGGAGCTGTGATCCCCGTGTTGGCCATGTTCATTGTGAccggagaggagcagggtgtGTCCAAAGCCAAACTCACCGGCACCATTCAGAATGATATTTTGAAGGAGTTTATGGTCCGCAACACCTACATTTTCCCGCCGGAACCTTCCATGCACGCCATTGCAGACATCTTCGCGTACACCTCCAAAGTACGTCACAGTCACACTGTTACTTAAATAATCGGATTGTTTGATGCTTCTTTTGTCAAGTTGTTACTGTTACAATCCCCATATTTGGAGTTTCACTGGTTATaatattctctctctgtcaacaGCACATGCCCAAGTTCAACTCCATATCCATCAGTGGCTACCATCTTCAGGAAGCCGGAGCTGATGCCATCCTAGAAGTAGCCTACACCATCGCTAACGGCCTGGAGTACTGCCGCACCGGACTGACAGCAGGCTTAACCATCGATGAGTTCGCCCCAAGGTAAAGAAAAATATCAGGAGAGGAGAGTTTTCTTTTACGTGTGCATCCTCCCTGTTTCTGAAGGATTGTTTGGTAGGATTTCAACATTACTGCAGAGTTTCCACGAGGTACTCGGGCTTGAGCTGAAGCCGTCTTCACATCCGTACCTCCTGAACATTATTACAGGCTCTTGACTGAAAGAGAGACACTtgtaataaataacaaaatgacaaaagaatGAACTCCAGAAGACATTtgacagggagaaaaaaatgaaccatTCTTTGTCGGTGAGGTTCATCCATATAAAATATTAGATAGCTACTGAATTAAATCCTAAAATGACCTTCCCATATCACCAGACAtttaggaaacatgctatgttgaagtgctggcttctctgacaacaatgcagcagccggTATGTCCTTctcctaactttagattctggccctgaatgctctgtttttgttttgaccagagaaggtaggccgTTTTAAGGATCAATATAAgacatgcttttaaaaaatggagagaggtttgAAATGCAGTAAGGTTTCAAGACTTGAACTGCAGTACCAACTTTAAACACTGCATGTCAGGGTTGCATTTTGCCCCTTTAAGATGTCCGTACTGAAACATTAAGAGTAAAATGAAGGAGGATGCAGTGTGAAACTTTTAACGGATCCAGGGAGTCTGTAGTTTTAAGGTCTGCACTTTTAGTTAACACTTAGTTTTATCTATCACATCTTATAACACCATTACAACGACATGTTTCTCACACTTAAGATGAAATCCTGTCAGATATGCCTTCTAAAAAGAGTTAGAGGGAAATGCTGTAtgtgatttttgtattttttttaagtactaCAGCTTATTAATTCAAAAAGACATGTTTAATATATTCAAGTACTTTCAATTATTTGAAACCATAACTACAAGAATAAAGGCATACCATGATCTAAGATAAGATGTCAACCGTGACGCCACCATCAGGCGAGCGGCGTGTGACTTGGCTCTTAGCACCACCGCTGTCACCAGATGATGTCACTTTCACTTTGCACCCCATATTTCTCAGacacttgtgtttgtttaatgggTGACATTTTTGCTGAACATTAAGTCCAACAGTGGTGTAGCAAAATGAGGACAAGTGTTGGTGTCCTGTTTGAGAGCAGGAACTTCATTTGATGAACAGTATTTCACAGAGGCTTTGACTTACTCTTCTGTTAATGATGAGGATTAATTCATTTCCCTTGTTTAAATAGAACAGATTTCATAAACGTTGGCTTCACCAAAGCCTTTTGATTGGCCTCAGTGCATTTTATGTTTGGAGGTGCTCGGCAATTAACAATTGAAAATAAACTAATTGGACAGACATTTTGAAACCAAACATCCGCTGCATCAAGAAAATATTATTGCCTGTGCAAGGAGAGATGTTAAAGAAACtgtgttttgacagcagaaaagCAAGTCAAAGTCATGTGAATGCAGctgattgattgaaaacatAGTTCTGACAGAAGAAGAAtcagaaaagacaacaaaaagaggtgggagggagggagagagagagagagaggggggggggggggggggttaagaaaGATATTGGGTGAGAGTTTGTGTGAGATGTGGTGATGACCAGTGACAGTAATATCCTCTCTCTCATTTACCAGACATTCAAAGGTAACAGAGCAGATCATTGTCTCTGTCTTACTTGCTTTGAACTAACGGGCAATGTGTCCGGACCAAAACactgcaagttagacagtgagCAGGAGCTtgcatatacatttttaaatactttgaaAATCCATCGTCTTTATGTGACATTAAAAATTAAGCTCATGTCGCCTTTTTCTTGTGCCATGAAGCAGATATGATTGGTGAAGTAAGAAAGATTAAATAATTGATATTTATTCGTGTGTTGGTTCAtacatcacacttcaggccacttAAGGCAGTGACTTCAGTGTCTTCTTGTTACATgtgattctttgtttttatgtttttacattcagttgattATATACCAAAACTCTCACCCTTCACTTTGCTCAATCAGTGTTCCTCCGAATGTATTTCCATTTTGTgacctccttcttttctttttttctttcactgtctTTCAGTCACTTAGATAAAAGGAGAGTAACATATAGATGCAGTTCTCAAAAAAATCCTTTAGGGCCTGGATTGGTTTGACCCTTGGACACATAATTACATCTGAAAAGACAGACCTCACTGAGTGACAGTCTGAATGAATATACAGCTGTCACACAATTGTATGAAATGGAGGCCTTTGCACCATATACTTTAATCTACGTGCTGCCTTTTTTCCTGATTTCCCCTCGACCTTTGGTCTGCAGAAGAAGTAGAAGTTGATTTCATTGTGACTCTCATGTCACCCTTTTGCACTTTTTCATTCTGTAGTGGAAGGCTTTGATTGTGCTGTCAAAGTGTGTTTGTAGGgcgacaggaggaggagcaccGTTTCTTGACAGTATCTGTTGTGCTTCACTAAAAGCATTATGTCATGTTCAATCCTATATGTTGTCAAATATTTCTAtaagggcccgaccgatatgggatttttggggccgatactgttattggggagagaaaaaaaatcagatatatCGGTGATAATGTTTGTCAATCCATTTAGCGCAGTgatggtgaaagagaactgctagtgtgtgaaactcaaatgaaatgctatttgactggtgaataaataatCTAGTAATGTCTGCGATAAATTAACCATACCAacagtcacttgatatgctaataccGGCCCATAATATCAGCTGGCCGatgaatcggtcgggctctCATTTCCATGTTGAAAACGGTGTTGCCAACATGTTTCTATCTTGTAGAGgtggggtaaaaaaaatccatacagCATAGTATCGCAATATTTTGTGTGGTGATATTATAACGTGTCATGGCGGCCCAGTATCGATATTTTTACTATTATATTTTAGATATGCTTTTTATCTTTAACTGCTGAAGGGGTcgcacaattcattttgaaccaCCGGTAGTTGCATTGTTTAGAATTCATGTTAGAGTTCAATTAGAcggaaatacaaataaaaagactgaagagagATAAACAGACCGAGAATTTtatcttatttgacaaaagttCTCGATTTAGTTTAGTGTAGTGGACATAATTTGAagtcaaaaaagttaaatcgcaatattgtatcgcaattctcagcatatcgcaaaatgttaaTAGAATCGTATCGTGTCTCAATATCGCGATAATATCGTATAGTAGggactctggtgattcccacctcTACTGTGTTGGCTGTGTGACAGATGAattatcttctctctctctttacacaGTTGATTGAATCTGAATCCTGAAGCATACATGTTGATTGACAAATTATCCAGCTGACATTTTTCCATAAATGCATAATGGTGTTTTTGATTAGATTGCCCTGAacaaaattcaattcaaacaagaCTCTAGCTTGAAGTATGAAGTATATGTCAATATAGGAATTGATAAAAATGCAGGCAAACataaaagaaacaggaaaagaaaaaagatattGGTCAAGGACGagagttgtgtgtgtctgtgtgtgtgcttttagaTACATGGGTATATTGACATGAGCATATATGCACAGAGAGGTGCAATAATCTGGATGCAGAAAAGATACAAGAAGTGTAATTCAAAATGTGAAGCGAGACTCGAATCACTTCCACTGCATTAGTATGGTGATGGCAGGGTGTATGTTATTTGTTCCACGTGGTAAATTTCCCAAACCTTCTCAGTCCACATATTATATGTATAGGTCAGGTTTTTACATCTTAATTGTGAAACATTTGATTGCTGCTTAATATGTTTTTGATCTTCATGGGATGCCTACTTCTGGGTCAAGTGTTGTCACAATTTGATCTTTTGTACAAGTTTGATGAAATTCTGCTCAACAGCCCAACATGTTCTCAATCCTTCACTTGTCCAAATGATGCGGGTAATGGTGGCCAATTtatgtctttctctgttttcaccattttttttgtgtgtgtgtgttgtcaggtTGTCGTTCTTCTGGGGTATTGGGATGAATTTCTACATGGAGATTGCCAAGCTGAGAGCAGCCAGGAGGTTATGGTCAACGCTCATTAAAGAAAACTTCCAGCCCAAAATTGCCaagtctctcctcctccgcaCACACTGCCAGACTTCAGGCTGGTCCCTCACTGAACAGGTTAATACGAGTCGAAGTTCTCAATATGTGTCGAGATAAAGCTGTAACTACAGAATCAGAATGGTGAGATGAAAATACAGGGGACAAAATACGAAGGCAATCTTCTGGCAAAATGCAGGCATCCTTTATTTTGATGTCTATGAAATGATAAAAGCATTCACACTGCTTTTTAATAACATGCTGAGAAACATTCATGTGTAGTGGCAAAAACAGGCTTCTGTAGGTTTGAAGATGGATTGAGAAGCACCGTACACATATGGTTGTTACACTACGCTTTTTTTTCCCTACCAGAGAGccccttcatcttttttttatcacacttCCAAGCGCTCCTGCAATAACATCCCTTCCCCGTGTAAACCCTCTTTAGGATCCGTACAACAATGTGGTCCGTACAGTGATTGAAGCTATGGCGGCCGTGTTCGGGGGGACACAGTCACTCCACACCAACTCGTTTGATGAAGCACTCGGCCTGCCAACTGTGAAGAGCGCTCGGATTGCCAGGAACACACAGATCATCATCCAGGAAGAGTCGGGCATCCCCAAAGTGGCTGATCCCTGGGGGGGCTCGCACATGATGGAGTCACTCACTGATGATGTCTATAACACAGCTCTAAAGGTCTGTCTTACGGACGAGTGGGAAAACGGTGTTGaggtttgatctttttttttttaccagtccTATTTCTTCCCAGTCTTTTACAACCTGCGTTTTCTCTTTGCATAGTTCATCAAAGAAATTGAAGAGGTGGGAGGCATGGCCAGAGCTGTGGCAGAGGGAATACCGAAACTTCGCATTGAGGAATGTGCTGCTCGTAGACAGGCCCGTATTGACTCAGGTAATGCATGACTATACTATCTGCTATTCACTTTAATGACTCTCATTCTTTAAGCTTTTATTCTCTTGCTAATTCTCGCAAGTGAAAATGTCTAATGCGGGTTTTAGTTTGAAGTGAACTCTTGCAGAAATGATTCAGGACCTCAAGACATAGCTGCATCGTTCTGTTGTCTTCCCCAAATTTTCAGACACAACCAAACCAACACTAAACCCAGTGGAATCCCTAATTCTTTGCAAACAAAAGGTTGGGGGGAAGGGTGTTATAGACAGACAGTACTATATATTCCATACTGTACCTGCATAGATGCAATGTGTTATTGTTTAGTCAGAGCCAGCTCACTGGTGGAAGTGTTATCGATAAGCTGGAACCTGTCATGTGTCTTTTTGGGAAGTTCTGCAaaaaggaaatttgtgtttgtaaGCTTACATTAGTAACTATAATCTTTGTTacgttttgcatgtttttgagaCATCAAGTGGTTCATGTCAAGTAATGCATCAGACAAGCTCATTAACCAGGTTAAGGCTATCAAAGAAAAGTGAGACTTATAGCTCTGTATTGTTGACATACTGTAGTTATACAGGTGCAGCTCTAAACATTAGAATATCACAGAAAAGTCGATGTCTTTCTGTTACTGAAGTGAGAAAGTGAAACTTCACTATATTCTGGATTAATTACACTAGGGAAATATTtgaagcctttttttgtttaaatcttgTTGATTATAGGGATAGTAATTTACAGTAATCCCTGTACTCGATTTCTCGAATTACCCAATGAACGAGTACTCGAGTACCCGCAgattattattaattttttttttaactgtaaacaaaaaaaaaagggtccgtCGGACACGGACCTCCCGGACCGGAATTGTAGACTTTATGCCTgtaaaatgacataaacatccaatatttaaacataaatataaataaataaccaacaacAGAAAGCGATTTCAATTTCAATGACGTGTGCTAACAGGGCTAGCAAATGACGTGATGCGAGActgcctgttttctgtctccgcTGTTTTCTCCTTGTGCTTTAAGCACAACATCAAACTAGTATTTCTGTGGTATGCaagtttaataataataataataataaattagatttatatagcgcttttctaaatactcaaaggtGGTATGCAAATTTAACGCCACATATCTTACACTGCACATTAACTAATCGTTTTTGTCGAAGTACTTCCAGACATCACTTTTCTTGACTGACATGTCGCAGGTGTAGCTGACGGTTCTGTATTTATTGTGCTTTTGCTTTCGGTGTAATAATTTGTTCCTAGAGAGTTGCCGTAGCTGCCgtaaaaaactgttgtttttgctGAAATCTGGCTCGGTGTGTACTAAAGCTGAAGCCGTGGCCGGTCATAAGTCATACGATTGTATCCCGTTCATTATTTTCCTGCCTAGTATATTCAGTTAGGCGAAAACAAAAAGCTGGGTCACACATGTAACGCTGTATGAGTTCAAGTTTTGTAGCCAAAAGTAGCGCTTGCACAGGTGCGCGAGTAACAAAATGTTACTCGAATAATGGGATCAACGGCGAGTACTTGTACCCATCCCTAGTTGATTACGGCTTATTTACAGCTCATGAAAACTGAGAGTAAGCGAGAACAGCATCGATTAAACACAGGTAGGCGAACACGGCCgttcagcaacaaaaacaaatgcagcagcttacagcagataataaacagaCTGCGACGTTCAGTCAACAATAATGCACGATCATCAGTTGTTAGAAAATAAACCTTCCTATACTATTCTGTGCCCAGACTAAAGCCTCACTTGGAATCACTTTTCTGATGGCTGTTTCAAGGTTCGGTTGGTCTTCAATCTGTTGACTGTTAAAATCAACAGATCCAGGCAGGTTTCCGTGGCAGATGAAAAGAGACGGCAGCAGGAGTCAGATTTGAGCAATGCTCTATTGTCTTTCTGGTTTGCAGGAGCAGCGTTTCCTTGGTGTATTCTTCTTCAGGTAACATGGGGCTGTCtgcagcgctcctgtccagttacGTTCAATGACGTCAAAGAAGATTAAGAAAGAAAACTCTGTGCTCGACCACTAGTTATGTGATTGTGCCAAAACTCTTAAAACAGGCCGTGGAATGAGGCCAGGTTGAGATGGGTGTCTCCTCTGAAGCTGGAAGCATGTGAAGAGATGGAACAATGAGAGGCGACTGCTTTTATCGACCCTACACTTAACACCTATGTGTCGATGTTGCAGAGCATGCTGTGAGTGTTTCTGCAGGGCAGGGCATGCTGGGAGTAAGAGTCATTTAAAGTACTCGTACTCAGGCTTCTGTATTGGCTACAGTCCAGACCTTTGTTTCAACAAATGGAGATACCAACATTGCCTTAGTAACGGGAAGAGTGGACAGTCCTTAATGTGGCCCAGGGCACGTGCGTACACACTACATAGCCAGTGTGGATAAATGCATCCCAGACCACCTACGGTATCCAATATTTGATATTCCTTAAACCATAGGAACAAAGGAACATGATACTGAAGTTTTTTTATGcattctttttattgtttagcATTCGCAAGATGTAATGTCGTCTTGAACTTGGGCTGTGGGAGTTATTCTATCCATGACTTACAACACCACTGAAGTTTTCCTTCCTCTCGTCCCATGATAACAGTGTTGGTTTTGATCTACTGCTGGTAGCAAGATAGGAAATACTGAaatctctgcactggctccctgtgACTTATAGGATTAAGACAGGCCTTTTTATCTATGAAGTACTCGTTTgttcctgtttgtacatgttgttttttgttgatgtaaagcactttgtgtgaccttatatataaatataaactttacttacttactgaTATATGAAGCTAGTCATTCAAAAATAGAGCAGTCCTCGAGAGAGACTGTGCTACAGAGTAAGTAGCTGGTCTACAGAGAATCAATTCCCACTCATTGCTTTAGCTTTTGGTACAATGTGAAGAGAAAGATAACATAACGCCGGTGCTGTTTCAAAAAGCTGTGTGTTGTTAAGTCAGCTCTGAGCTGGAGGAATATCTGCACATGTGAGGTCTATAACCAGGAAGGTTATGGTATTTAACGGTCCAGcatttgtcagtgtgactgtCAGTTTAAAAGCAGCATGAAGACAGAGTTTGATGCAGCCTGCATTAAATGAATAATGTTTTCTACATGAGTACCATGGTGGACCACAGACTGTATGGATTATCCAGTCTGCCTGATGCTGATCCTGACTGGCATCAACTCAGACAGAGGATaatctgactgactgactggaagagtcaaaagaaaataatttatgaaGGTCAGAGTCCCCTGAGGGGTTTTAGAGCAATCTGGTCATGTAAGAAAActgatttcttgttttgttttttgtctttgctggAGAGGAAATGTTAACAGTGTAAGGCGTTTATCAATGATCAGTTGGGCAACGTTTTAGGGAGAAGGGGGTTATTAATGTAGTCCATTTTTTCCTCAGATAGAGAAAGACTTAAGagactaagagagagagagggaagaactccgatccttagagtttgctggagggcgtTCCACGAATTTGgagcatcaaaagaaaatgctgatTTACCAAGTTCAGAAAAAGCTcgagggactttaagaacgagccaatcagaagaacagGTCATGTAGGCGCCCAAATTCCACTCCAACAGGTCTGTTATTTAAGGTGTACGTTTACTAATAAGAGCCTTAAAGATATATAAAAACCAGTGTTTGTTGCGCCTCTCTTCAAGAGAAGGCCAACCGACCCTCTCATACAGGTCACAGTGGTGAGTGTCAAATTGATCACCAGTTATAAACCTGAGTGTGGAGTGATAGATGGCGTGGAGAGGCTTCAGAGTTGAAGCTGCAGCATGTCTTTAAATGACATCGCCGTAATCCTGCACTGACAAGAACACAGCTTCAATAataatttttctgttttaaaagaaaagtcttaaaaagaaaaaaaacgagagCAGCTCTTTCTAAGGTGACGGGGAATGTCAGTGAAGAACATTACGACCCTGTGTTAGACAAGATGGATCCTGACTTCGAAGACACTGCTTACCCTGTGTTAgtttaaaaactttattgtttatttgtattttagtgTGCTGGGGTGA
The Labrus mixtus chromosome 12, fLabMix1.1, whole genome shotgun sequence genome window above contains:
- the mmut gene encoding methylmalonyl-CoA mutase, mitochondrial; the protein is MLTARRACAAMSAGRLVGASVSSARTLRSLIHTSVPSQDRVDLHSDWASLAKKQLKGKNPEDLIWRTPEGINIKPVYTDADSAGRADELPGVFPYTRGPYPTMYTYRPWTIRQYAGFSTVEESNKFYKDNIKAGQQGLSVAFDLPTHRGYDSDNPRVHGDVGMAGVAIDTVEDMKMLFDGIPLEKMSVSMTMNGAVIPVLAMFIVTGEEQGVSKAKLTGTIQNDILKEFMVRNTYIFPPEPSMHAIADIFAYTSKHMPKFNSISISGYHLQEAGADAILEVAYTIANGLEYCRTGLTAGLTIDEFAPRLSFFWGIGMNFYMEIAKLRAARRLWSTLIKENFQPKIAKSLLLRTHCQTSGWSLTEQDPYNNVVRTVIEAMAAVFGGTQSLHTNSFDEALGLPTVKSARIARNTQIIIQEESGIPKVADPWGGSHMMESLTDDVYNTALKFIKEIEEVGGMARAVAEGIPKLRIEECAARRQARIDSGSEVIVGVNKYRLEKEETVEVLAIDNTVVREKQIEKLKKVRESRDAEAAQKCLAAIEECSRTKEGNLLALAVEAARARCSVGEITDAMKKVFGEHKASTRMVSGAYRSEFGEHEEIALTHNRVTEFKNNEGRNPRLLVAKMGQDGHDRGAKVIATGFADLGFDVDIGPLFQTPLEVAQQAVDADVHCVGVSTLAAGHKTLVPELIKELRKLNRPDILVICGGVIPPQDYEFLYQSGVCAIFGPGTRIPQAAVEVIENIEKSLESIRQAM